The DNA segment GCGACCGCGACCAGTTCCGCGCGAACATCGAGCACGCGCTCGAGCCGGAGCTGAAGAAGATCGGCCTCAAGCTGATCAACGTGAACATCAAGGACCTGAACGACGAGTCCGGCTACATCGAGGCGATCGGCCGCGAGGCGGGTGCGCGGGCGGTGAACAAGGCGAAGGGCGACGTCGCGGAGCAGGAGAAGCTCGGCGCGATCGCCGTCGCACAGGCGGAGCAGGAGAAGGACATCGAGGTCTCGAACGCGAATCGTGAGCGCGAGATCGGGGTGAAGTCGGCAGCGCGTGACACGGCGGTTCGGCTTGCCGACCTGGACCGGGAGACTGCAGTCGCGCAGCAGCGCGCGGAGTTCGCGCGCGACACGGAGATCGCGCAGGCGGACCAGGAGCGGCGCATCGCGGTGTCGGCTGCGAACGCCAACGCGATCACGGGTGAGACGGAGGCGCAGGCCAGCATCGCGGCCGCGCAGGCGAAGCTGCAGGTGAAGCAGGCCGAGGCGTTCGAGCTGGGCGAGACGCGCAAGCGTGTCGCGTCCGCAGCGGTATCCGAGGCGGAGAACCGGGCGCAGGCCAAGGCCGCTCTCGCGGAGGCGGAGCGTATCGAGGCCGAGCGACGCGCGGCGCTCGAGGCGCCGGCCAAGGCGGAAAAGGCCCGTCGCATCGTCGAGGCCGAAGCACTGGCCGAGAGCAGGCGGCTCGAGGCGCAGGGCGAAGCCGCCGCGATCTTCGCGCGGCTGGAAGCGGAAGCGCGCGGTGAGTACGAGAAGCTGTCGAAGAAGGCCGAAGGTCTCGAGCGCATCGTCGCCGCGTGCGGCAGCGCCGACGAGGCGTACCGCCTGCTCATGCTCGAGAAGATCGAGTACCTCGCCGACAAGACCGCCGAGGCGGTCAGCAACATCCGGTTCGACAAGGTCGTCATGTGGGGCGGCGCGAATGGCAACAGCGCGGGTTCGGGCGTCAGCAGCTTTGTCACCGACCTGATGAGCACGATTCCGCCGGCGC comes from the Longimicrobiales bacterium genome and includes:
- a CDS encoding SPFH domain-containing protein, giving the protein MTRIHAMIGVLQLPDVSTLSPAVLITGVLVLLFLSITMLFVSRYRRCPANRVLVISGRVGTGQSARVINGGGAFIWPVIQEYAFLDLTPLQIDINLTDALSLENIRVKVPSQVTVAVGDTPEFQQNAAARILNLSADATRELAANIIFGQMRQVIASMRIEDINRDRDQFRANIEHALEPELKKIGLKLINVNIKDLNDESGYIEAIGREAGARAVNKAKGDVAEQEKLGAIAVAQAEQEKDIEVSNANREREIGVKSAARDTAVRLADLDRETAVAQQRAEFARDTEIAQADQERRIAVSAANANAITGETEAQASIAAAQAKLQVKQAEAFELGETRKRVASAAVSEAENRAQAKAALAEAERIEAERRAALEAPAKAEKARRIVEAEALAESRRLEAQGEAAAIFARLEAEARGEYEKLSKKAEGLERIVAACGSADEAYRLLMLEKIEYLADKTAEAVSNIRFDKVVMWGGANGNSAGSGVSSFVTDLMSTIPPALHTMMNIGGVKLGDGVVQLVEDEPSVAAPAGDGTKKVVELPE